A stretch of Larus michahellis chromosome Z, bLarMic1.1, whole genome shotgun sequence DNA encodes these proteins:
- the RASEF gene encoding ras and EF-hand domain-containing protein: MDPEAAVDELSRLRALFLACDASGSGRIEREDFAALCAELRVRPAEAEAIFQRLDSDRDGAITFPEFARGFRGATCPRHGGGEPEGEEEEEEAAATWAAAGLEQPWRDFEVRLGDEARYIPRQEQVSVLYQNIHIAEPRLIQPYEHVIKNFIREIKLQSTEMETLAIAVKRAQDKAAVQLSELEEEMEQRIQAAEHKVKKEEKRKAEEALNELKRQYDTEVGDLHVTIKKLKKLEEQSKNVNHREDVIELKKRMHDVLLENQKLKKDLLEAQTNIAFLQSELDSLKSEYADRTLNSERDLEMIREYTEDRDNLERQIEILQSANRKLHDSNDGLRSALENSLSKYNRSLRLANTSPGSTISRNSPKFNGGQSPLNPRYDRSSHSSCVDEDYDSLALCDPMQRTNCEVDSLPESCFDSGLSTLRDSNEYDSEVEYRHQRIFQRSQCMQESFGGDASDTDVPEIRDEEAYSPDNSSTVLDWKPSRPVSRSSSIASTRKYISALTPQSDATECTPKYPSSEKAYKIVLAGDAAVGKSSFLMRLCKNEFRGNTSATLGVDFQMKRLIVDGEPTVLQLWDTAGQERFRSIAKSYFRRADGVLLLYDVTCEKSFLNVREWVDMIEDATHENIPIMMVGNKADLRQAVTEQGQKCVPINYGEKLAMTYNALFCETSAKDGSNIVEAVLHLAREVRKRSDNQDDTRSVTSLAGTPVKKSALMKNCCNV; this comes from the exons aTGGATCCCGAGGCGGCGGTGGACGAGCTGTCCCGCCTGCGCGCCCTCTTCCTGGCCTGCGACGCCAGCGGCTCGGGCCGCATCGAGCGGGAGGACTTCGCCGCGCTCTGCGCCGAGCTGCGGGTGCGGCCGGCCGAGGCCGAGGCCATTTTCCAGCGCCTCGACAGCGACCGCGACGGGGCCATCACCTTCCCGGAGTTCGCCCGCGGCTTCCGCGGCGCCACCTGTCCGCGGCACGGCGGCGGCGAGccggagggggaagaggaggaggaggaggcggcggcgacgtgggccgccgcggggctggagcagccctggcGGGACTTCGAGGTGCGGCTTGGGGACGAAGCGAGGTACATCCCCAG ACAGGAGCAGGTAAGCGTTCTGTATCAGAACATACACATAGCGGAACCAAGATTAATCCAGCCCTACGAACATGTCATTAAGAACTTCATCCGAGAGATCAAGCTTCAAAGCACAGAGATGGAAACTTTGGCCATCGCGGTAAAAAG AGCTCAGGATAAAGCGGCAGTTCAGCTCAGTGAGTTGGAGGAAGAGATGGAACAACGGATCCAGGCTGCAGAACACAAAGTTAAAAAGGAA GAGAAGCGAAAAGCTGAAGAAGCACTAAATGAGCTGAAGCGCCAGTATGATACTGAAGTTGGGGATCTTCACGTGAcaataaaaaaacttaaaaag CTGGAGGAGCAATCCAAAAATGTAAATCACCGGGAAGATGTGATAGaattgaaaaaaagaatgcatgATGTGTTGCTG gaaaatcagAAACTTAAGAAAGATCTTTTAGAAGCACAAACAAATATAGCTTTTCTACAGAGTGAATTAGATAGCTTGAAAAGCGAGTATGCAGATCGGACTTTGAACTCTGAGAG agaccTAGAAATGATCCGAGAGTATACTGAAGACAGAGATAATTTGGAAAGACAAATTGAAATACTTCA ATCAGCTAATAGGAAGCTACATGACAGCAATGATGGTTTAAGGAGTGCGCTTGAAAACAGTTTGAGCAAGTACAACAGATCATTG AGATTAGCAAACACCTCACCAGGAAGTACCATTTCTAGAAACAGTCCTAAATTTAATGGTGGACAGTCTCCTCTAAACCCACGGTATGATAG GTCATCTCATTCTTCTTGTGTCGATGAAGATTATGATTCTTTAGCCCTTTGTGATCCTATGCAAAGGACAAACTGTGAAGTTGACAGCTTACCTGAGAGCTGTTTTGACAGTGGTTTGTCTACCCTGAGAGATTCAAATGAGTATGATTCAGAAGTGGAATACAGGCATCAAAGGATTTTTCAAAGGTCACAGTGTATGCAGGAAAGCTTTGGTGGTGATGCTTCTGATACAGAT GTTCCAGAGATCAGGGATGAAGAAGCATACAGTCCTGATAACAGCAGTACAGTATTAGACTGGAAGCCCTCACGACCAGTAAGTCGAAGCAGCTCAATTGCTTCAACAAGGAAATACATATCTGCTCTCACGCCTCAG tcagATGCAACTGAATGTACTCCAAAATACCCCAGTTCAGAGAAGGCTTACAAGATTGTTCTCGCTGGAGACGCAGCAGTGGGAAAATCCAGTTTCCTTATGAGACTTTGCAAGAATGAATTTCGAGGCAATACCAGTGCAACTCTGG GTGTggattttcaaatgaaaagactAATTGTTGATGGAGAACCTACAGTGCTACAATTGTGGGACACAGCTGGGCAGGAGAG attcCGAAGTATTGCTAAATCAtacttcaggagagcagatggTGTCTTACTGCTGTATGATGTAACATGtgaaaaaagctttcttaatGTGAGAGAATGGGTGGATATGATTGAG GATGCAACTCATGAGAATATTCCAATTATGATGGTGGGAAACAAAGCAGATCTCCGTCAAGCTGTTACGGAACAAGGGCAAAAATGTGTGCCTATAAACTATGGAGAAAAGCTGGCTATG ACTTACAATGCGCTATTCTGTGAAACAAGTGCTAAAGACGGATCTAATATTGTAGAAGCAGTTCTTCATCTTGCTCG TGAAGTGCGAAAAAGAAGTGATAATCAAGATGATACAAGGTCAGTaaccagcctggctgggacaCCTGTCAAAAAATCGGCACTCATGAAAAACTGTTGCAATGTTTAA